CGTTTGAGTAGCGAATGCCTGGAATAAACTCGCTATCAGAGAGTGCCTTGTCGcaaaagaaattgtttaatttattctttccctcttttctctctcagaAGTCACAGATCGCGCACAcactcaaataataaaaaagcaaaagcaaaaacagctaaagaagaagaagaagaagaagaaagtagagagagagagagagagatggctCGGTACGATCGTGCAATAACAGTGTTCTCACCGGACGGCCATTTGTTCCAGGTGGAGTACGCCCTCGAAGCCGTCCGCAAAGGAAACGCTGCCGTCGGAGTCCGTGGCTTAGACGCCGTCGTTCTTGGCGTCGAAAAGAAATCCACTCCCAAACTCCAAGACTCCAGGTACCCTTTCTCTCTCTAGCAAGTAGTGATTCTAAAATCACTTTTAAAATTTGGGTTCTTTTGGATTTAGTTTTGTTAATGTTAACTCCATATGGGTTTTGCTGCTTAgtgttgtttatttttgttcacAGTGAGTTTCAAgcctagaaaaaaaatgagatttttagtTACTTTTGTTATGAATACTCGTTGTGGGGTTGCCTGGTCGCAATGCAGCTGCAGCGGGACCTGGATGTAGTGGAAAGTGAGGAAGGGTTAGGTAGTAGGGTGGTATATAAAGATACCCAGATGGTTTTTATTGACCTAGAGAAGAGAAGAGTTCGTCTAGAGTGTATTAAGTTGATTAAGGATATGTATGACGAAGGTGTATCTAAGATGAGAACAAGTGGAGACAGTATGCATTAAGTTTAATAGATTGATTCGAGATTAAGTCTCTTGGCGTATGCTTTTTCCGGATGATATAGTTTTAGTGGATGAATCTAGATGCAGAGTTAGAAATTTGGAGTGGTGGGCAGAATTTAAAGGCTATGAGCTAAGTAAGATTAAAATAGAGCACAAATGTGAGGGATTTGTAAGAGTTGATGATCAAGAGATACTAGATAGCGAGAGATTTTAGGATATGAGCAAGAGTGAATGAAATGCATAAGGTGTATTGTGTGATTGTGGAATGCCCATTGATTGAAAGGGAAAATATTATGCGACGGCTATAATATCAGCTATGCTTTGTGGTACTAAatgttggactttttttttttgataagtctaAATGTTGGACTGTTAAGAAGTAATAAAATGAATGCAACTGAAATAATAATGTTTAGATGGATAAGTTGCAATATAAGGAAAGATACTATTTGATACGAGGAAATTCTCTTACAAATAAGGGTGGTCATTACTGAtaaaaaagatgagagagagagtcgTTTGAGGTGGTTTGGTCATGTGCAAGTGTGAGTGATTAATTCCCCAGCGAGGAAGAGTGAGTTGGTTCATGTCAAATGAACGAAATATGATAGAAGAAGAGTTAAAAGAACATCAGTAGAAGTAGTAAAATCAGCatataaagtaaaaaagaaactaTGAATATGATTtcagatagaatagaatggaaaaaagaatatatgtagTTGACCTGATTAGTGTATTGAGGATTCATtgccaacccaaaaattttgagatgaagacttggtttttgttgttgttggattGAGTTTGCTATTTACAGCAAAAAGCTAAACGACACCTTAGCTTTCTATCTTAATTATtgatgttgtttttgttgtcgGATTTTATTATTGCCTTGTATATTAAGAGCTGCGGGTATTATTACATCTAGTTCCTCAAccaatgagctatagctcaaaTGGTACTTCCTTCTCCCACAAGAATGGGTGGATAGTTAGTTTGTAGGTTCAAAACCCACCTGGTGCATGTTTATTAGTTTATATGACCaatcaaaagtaaaataaaattacatcaTCTATTTACTGCTTCTGTTCACATTACCCTTGTTTAGAACAATTGGTCACCATATATGAGCAGCAGCTATTTACATTACCCTTATTTAGTATACTTGCCAGTTTTGTGtgcttcatctttttttgcTGCTTCTGTTCTCAGATCAGTTAAGAAGATTGTGTCATTGGATAATCACATTGCGCTAGCATGTGCTGGGTTGAAAGCAGATGCTCGTGTCTTAATAAATCGGGCACGCATTGAATGTCAAAGCCACAGGCTTACAGTTGAGGATCCTGCAACCGTCGAATATATAACACGTCACATTGCAGGCCTGCAGCAAAAGTATACACAAAGTGGGGGTGTAAGACCATTTGGGCTTTCAACTTTGATTGCAGGTTTTGACCCATACACTGGCACGCCATCTCTTTATCAGACAGATCCATCAGGAACATTTCAGGCATGGAAAGCCAATGCGACGGGGAGAAACTCAAATTCAATGAGGGAGTTTTTGGAAAAGAATTATAAAGAAACTTCTGGACAAGAAACTGTCAAGTTGGCAATTCGTGCTTTGCTTGAAGTAAGTTACACTTGGTCTTGTGTTTGTGTGCTTGCGTGTGAATCTGTCTGTATATGCCATTGTTTTGTTATTCTGGACTTATTATTGTTTGATATATTCAGACCACCAGAACAGAACTGGTCTGTATCAAAATTGCAGGTTTTGGACTAATGTTGCATGTACTATGCTCACAATTCAGTCCATTCATGTGAGATGCTTTAAATTAGGATCTCTGCAACCTACAATACTTTACCCTTTTACTTGAACATAGTGTAATTTGGCTGTGgatattcaaaacaaaaattgtggAAATTTATACGAGGCACTTTGTTGAATAACTGGATTTGAGTTTTatctctaaataaaaattattaatttaaataggcctataaatttttgaattaaaaaccATGCTAAATTGTATGTGCTGAGCAATTACACCTTTTCGTTTGTACGTTGACTAACATAAATTGAGCTACTAAATTATTGTGGAGTAGTCCATTCATATAGCATATCCAGTAATTTTGATGCCCTTTGTCCTCAATATTTCTAGTTGGCTAAAGCCTAAATGATCAAGTCATATCATGATGCATTTATCAAAAGTCTTTTACAACTAATCACTGGCTTGTAGCTAAGtacacaaaatttttattttttattttttagttcacATCTTTATGTATTAAAGTCACATTTATCATTGCATTGCTTAGATAAAGTATTTCTACATTTTATTTGTGGATTGAAATGAGCTATTACAATTGGCCAGATGTTGTAGTGCATAAAAGTGGTTATTTAGTCTCTTAAGGATGAATGCACCCAAGCATGTATTGTTCTATGTTTTCCAAGTGttttttgcatttctttctTGTCAGAAAAGAGAGTATGTTATTGAAATGGATTAATGGAAGTAAGTAATATGGAGAACCACTTAAAACAAGTAATGAAACCCAAGCCAGAAGACAAGAATAGCTAAGCACACATAACTTGCCCTTAATGGGCTGCTTGTGCATTAGTTATGGTTGATCGACCTATaccccctcccccaaaaaaaagcccaaaaagtGTGATTCCTGATTAACCTAACCAGAGCTCAAATTGGATTCTTGCAATATAAACAGTAAACCAACTCAGtcttggttttgtggtggtcAAACTGAAACCTTATACAGCTAGGGTGCATTGTCATGGAGGAACAAATTTGACATATATTACATGTCTGGGTAGTGATTTATTTTGATCTTTCTTTTACTGGAGTTTTAATTGGTGTTTTTTTACCTGTTGTATGTTTTATGATTTTACCTATTAGGTTGTTGAGAGTGGAGGGAAGAACATTGAAATTGCTGTGATGACAAAAGAGCATGGGCTGCACCAACTCGAGGAAGCTGAAATTGATGCCATTGTTGCTGAAATTGAAGCAGAAAAGGCGGCAGCAGAGGCTGCAAAGAATGCCCCTGCAACAAAGGAAACCTAATTCTGTTTTATTATCATATTTCAACTGCACTTTCCGagtcaattaattttttgccaTTGAACATCACTGTTTCATGTAACTTTAGCATCCACACTGAGTTCAATGAGGACTTGATTTCAATACTTTTCTTCTCAAACCatctgttttcttttatttattctgGAATTGCTGATGGTCATCTTTCAGTGCAATGGGTATGTTGCTTTTTGTTATTTGCAGGCTGTTGTTCATAGTCAAACCTTGAAGAAATAGGTATGCCAAGATCCTTTAGTATGGATAGAGAAAGGATCTAATTGGTGTCTGCTATTTTTTCTCATactttttgtttggtaagatgCTGTAAGTTCTCAATGAGATCTTTGATACTGTCCTAGAAAAATTCATGacttctacccaaaaaaaaaaaaaaaaaaaattcttgtttagttacatatttttttaaagaagctATTCAATAATTTCACACATTTTGTGCTGTCCTAATCGTAATTAATCTTGTTGTTCAGAAGATGTTAGCTGCTTTAGGATTCAATACTAGGTTGACACCCAAATTTAGTCTGTCCACTAGAATTTTCAACCAATAATTCTGTGTTTAGTCATAATCACTGGCCTTAGTCCCTCAAAATTTCTTAAGTAGACTAATTAGCCATCAGATTTTCTTTGGACAAGGTGCAAAAGAGTCCatttggatttatttatttatttattttgcaacAATCTGTTTTAACATCAAAATCGAGGTAATGATGGCCCAAGTTGACTTGTTTGCTCTTAATTGAAGTGCTTGACAATGTATATTTGGTTCGGCCAGGTGAACTTGTTGGGCCTTACTATATATTCTTGCTGCCCAGTCGCTTTTTCATGTTGCTGCAACTtgcttctttccttttcttcattaAGGTGGGCTCGTAAGGAACTTTGTGGTCAATAATCAGTATTGATCCATGATTTCCATCaagttctttttttgatagttaTGGGGGAAGGAAGATTTTAagcatgttataaatgagatTAGGCAATACCAACTCTCTCGACTATTCTTTGTTTTTGACCGACTATAAAATTAGaagttgatttaaaaaaaaaataaaaaatagaatttgattaagaataagaattacATTATCTTTTATATTGGTTAGAGGGACCATGTGTCTATTCCTCCATGTTATTGAATAATTTCTCCTATTTTAACCGGTGACTCTTTACTGTTATACTTTGAGATTATTGTCCTGTGAAAGTAACACATAGCTTGTAAGGTTACTTTGTAGTGACTtggtattatattttatttttttgacatattcatcatatattatTACCCACTTCATCTCTAAAGACTAAGAGGCACTAAAAGTAGTATAACGGTGTTGTAACTACTCGTTTCCACGTAAAGCTGTCTTGTTAGATTTGTAGAATACCTAATTATGACTTCCCAAAATAACATGATGTTAATGACACATTTTTCAACAGAAGATTGTGGCACAAACGTAAGGGAAAATTAAAACAGTTTCTAGAGAATGTTCTTCAAAGTTGGAATCACAATTTAGCAAATTCTGACTGGCTGGGCTACTGTATCAGGTAGTGTGTTTTGCTGTAAAGTTCAGAAACAATTGACAACACCTGGTTTCAAGTCTTCACCTGCCGTCTGTAACTAAGCATGTGTTCTTGACCACATACCAGACAATGATATTGCTGACTTGCTGAGATATACACAGCCATCTAATTCCAACCACTTCCAAAAACTTCTAAGGAAAGAAAGTTATTGAAAATTGGACAAGTTCGTAAGTTATTGAAAATTGTGCAAATTCGTATGCAGCTGTACTTTAGATTCTTCAATAATATTCAAGCAGTTTGTTGTGTTAGTCAATGTATTACAAAGTCTGTT
This portion of the Castanea sativa cultivar Marrone di Chiusa Pesio chromosome 7, ASM4071231v1 genome encodes:
- the LOC142643798 gene encoding proteasome subunit alpha type-7-like, which gives rise to MARYDRAITVFSPDGHLFQVEYALEAVRKGNAAVGVRGLDAVVLGVEKKSTPKLQDSRSVKKIVSLDNHIALACAGLKADARVLINRARIECQSHRLTVEDPATVEYITRHIAGLQQKYTQSGGVRPFGLSTLIAGFDPYTGTPSLYQTDPSGTFQAWKANATGRNSNSMREFLEKNYKETSGQETVKLAIRALLEVVESGGKNIEIAVMTKEHGLHQLEEAEIDAIVAEIEAEKAAAEAAKNAPATKET